Proteins encoded in a region of the Bacillus sp. T3 genome:
- a CDS encoding 50S ribosomal protein L7ae-like protein: protein MSYEKVLQAGHVIIGTKQAVKALKSGVVIELVIATDADQKVIAKVEQTAREENVPVSYVDSMKKLGKACKIDVGAAAVAITR from the coding sequence ATGTCTTATGAAAAAGTATTACAGGCTGGTCACGTCATTATAGGTACAAAACAAGCAGTTAAAGCTCTAAAATCAGGTGTTGTGATTGAACTTGTTATTGCGACCGATGCCGATCAAAAAGTGATCGCAAAAGTTGAACAAACAGCAAGGGAAGAAAACGTGCCGGTTTCTTATGTAGATTCGATGAAAAAACTCGGAAAAGCATGTAAGATAGATGTTGGAGCTGCAGCTGTAGCTATTACTCGTTAA
- the rpsL gene encoding 30S ribosomal protein S12, with protein sequence MPTINQLVRKPRQSKEEKSKSPALNKGYNSFKKSQTDVSSPQKRGVCTRVGTMTPKKPNSALRKYARVRLTNGIEVTAYIPGIGHNLQEHSVVLIRGGRVKDLPGVRYHIVRGALDTAGVNGRMQGRSKYGTKRPKAPKK encoded by the coding sequence ATGCCTACAATTAATCAATTAGTGCGTAAACCTCGTCAATCTAAAGAGGAAAAGTCAAAATCACCTGCACTAAACAAAGGTTATAACAGCTTTAAGAAATCACAAACAGACGTATCTTCACCTCAAAAACGTGGAGTATGTACACGTGTTGGTACTATGACACCGAAAAAACCGAACTCTGCATTACGTAAATATGCGCGTGTTCGTTTAACAAACGGTATCGAGGTAACAGCTTACATTCCTGGGATTGGACACAACCTACAAGAACATAGTGTTGTACTTATCCGTGGCGGACGTGTAAAGGACTTACCTGGGGTACGTTACCACATCGTTCGTGGAGCACTTGATACAGCTGGAGTTAACGGTCGTATGCAAGGTCGTTCTAAGTACGGAACTAAGAGACCAAAAGCACCGAAAAAATAA